A single Cannabis sativa cultivar Pink pepper isolate KNU-18-1 chromosome 7, ASM2916894v1, whole genome shotgun sequence DNA region contains:
- the LOC115696799 gene encoding GDSL esterase/lipase At1g33811 isoform X3, whose translation MKLVMVVLMMIILLHDHNYGVNGDSQPQVPCLYIFGDSLSDNGNNNKLPTLSKANYKPYEIDFSNPNANYAISPTGRFTNGRTTIDIIGQLLGFDDFIPPFANTTGYDIVKGVNYASGGCGILPESGKYLRLYSNSSARKVALVGLGQLGSTPAVIALYGINGITKVNQKVQLFNQNLISLVHKLNTKFSDAKFIYVNNYGIQSGDLSSLGLTNVSESCCETNNIGLCIPSSTTCDNRTSYVFWDEFHTTETLNKFTANRSYTSLHASDNYPIDIKHLAQLQF comes from the exons ATGAAATTAGTTATGGTGGTATTGATGATGATCATATTGTTACATGATCATAATTATGGTGTTAATGGAGATTCACAACCACAAGTACCATGCTTATACATATTTGGTGATTCTTTATCTGATAATGGAAATAACAACAAGCTTCCAACATTGAGTAAGGCTAATTACAAACCTTATGAGATTGACTTCTCTAATCCTAATGCTAATTATGCTATTAGTCCAACCGGTAGGTTCACCAATGGCCGGACTACCATTGATATAATTg GTCAACTTTTAGGGTTTGATGATTTCATACCACCCTTTGCCAATACTACTGGCTATGACATAGTCAAAGGTGTAAACTATGCATCTGGAGGTTGTGGAATTCTTCCAGAATCAGGCAAATATTTG AGATTGTACAGTAATTCTAGTGCAAGGAAGGTTGCTCTTGTTGGATTAGGGCAACTAGGATCAACTCCAGCAGTTATTGCTTTATATGGAATAAATGGTATAACAAAAGTCAACCAAAAAGTTCAACTCTTCAACCAAAATCTCATATCACTTGTTCATAAACTTAATACCAAATTTAGTGAtgctaaatttatttatgtcaaCAATTATGGAATACAATCTGGTGATCTTTCTTCTCTTG gaCTCACTAACGTATCCGAAAGTTGTTGTGAAACAAATAATATTGGTTTATGTATTCCTTCAAGTACTACATGTGATAACAGAACATCGTACGTGTTCTGGGATGAATTCCACACAACTGAAACCCTAAACAAATTTACTGCTAACAGATCGTATACTTCTCTTCATGCTTCAGACAATTATCCTATTGATATCAAACATCTTGCTCAACTACAATTTTAA
- the LOC115696799 gene encoding GDSL esterase/lipase At1g29660 isoform X1, translating to MKLVMVVLMMIILLHDHNYGVNGDSQPQVPCLYIFGDSLSDNGNNNKLPTLSKANYKPYEIDFSNPNANYAISPTGRFTNGRTTIDIIGQLLGFDDFIPPFANTTGYDIVKGVNYASGGCGILPESGKYLGECISLDKQIDNHQITISKIKNKTKNDYLKKCLYHITIGNNDYLQNYLLPTIYNTSHLFTPQQFAELLIQKYEDQVLRLYSNSSARKVALVGLGQLGSTPAVIALYGINGITKVNQKVQLFNQNLISLVHKLNTKFSDAKFIYVNNYGIQSGDLSSLGLTNVSESCCETNNIGLCIPSSTTCDNRTSYVFWDEFHTTETLNKFTANRSYTSLHASDNYPIDIKHLAQLQF from the exons ATGAAATTAGTTATGGTGGTATTGATGATGATCATATTGTTACATGATCATAATTATGGTGTTAATGGAGATTCACAACCACAAGTACCATGCTTATACATATTTGGTGATTCTTTATCTGATAATGGAAATAACAACAAGCTTCCAACATTGAGTAAGGCTAATTACAAACCTTATGAGATTGACTTCTCTAATCCTAATGCTAATTATGCTATTAGTCCAACCGGTAGGTTCACCAATGGCCGGACTACCATTGATATAATTg GTCAACTTTTAGGGTTTGATGATTTCATACCACCCTTTGCCAATACTACTGGCTATGACATAGTCAAAGGTGTAAACTATGCATCTGGAGGTTGTGGAATTCTTCCAGAATCAGGCAAATATTTG GGTGAATGTATTAGCCTGGACAAACAAATAGACAACCACCAAATTACaatctcaaaaataaaaaataaaacaaaaaatgattACTTAAAGAAGTGCTTATATCATATTACAATAGGAAATAATGACTACCTTCAAAACTACTTACTCCCTACAATTTATAATACAAGTCATCTTTTTACTCCTCAACAATTTGCTGAGCTTCTCATCCAAAAATATGAAGATCAAGTTTTG AGATTGTACAGTAATTCTAGTGCAAGGAAGGTTGCTCTTGTTGGATTAGGGCAACTAGGATCAACTCCAGCAGTTATTGCTTTATATGGAATAAATGGTATAACAAAAGTCAACCAAAAAGTTCAACTCTTCAACCAAAATCTCATATCACTTGTTCATAAACTTAATACCAAATTTAGTGAtgctaaatttatttatgtcaaCAATTATGGAATACAATCTGGTGATCTTTCTTCTCTTG gaCTCACTAACGTATCCGAAAGTTGTTGTGAAACAAATAATATTGGTTTATGTATTCCTTCAAGTACTACATGTGATAACAGAACATCGTACGTGTTCTGGGATGAATTCCACACAACTGAAACCCTAAACAAATTTACTGCTAACAGATCGTATACTTCTCTTCATGCTTCAGACAATTATCCTATTGATATCAAACATCTTGCTCAACTACAATTTTAA